ttgcatctttgaatttcaagtaaaatccatcaaaattgccaaatcaaatattttttcatgaaaatggtaccgaaagggcgttagagtaatctagcgtaaccaaatccccgaattcaaaatctccggttcgcggaaataagatagttttctcccgctattttatttaggtttctaatcaacctaccgaaaatgattagtggcgactccaaattcaaaatatattgcatgttaatcatttgaaccttaagttgcgatttggtatggacttgggagagtccgagttaggttagttaattaattaacctgataatccattagcccgaaaattaacttgtttattttttaggtcgtgacaaacTCGACCTTCGGCAACAATATTGTATGGAGTTTTGAGAGATGACAATGCCATGGTCAATGGGACAAGATTGATGAAACCCTTTCTTTTTGGTGACACGATCAATTAGATAGGTGTCACATCATtattatcaattcaattttgtaaTCGGGATAAATACATTAAAAGcctaaaaatttttagaaaatacaatcgagtcttaagattttcaaaaagtgcaaaaatttgtcacgaaaatacaatcgagttttaaaacgttcaaaaaatgcaataaaatgAAGAACTTAATTTCATCAACTTGATTgcatcttttgaaagttttatgactcaattgcatgctcgtgataagttttagaatttgatagcactttttgaaagttttatgactcaattgcactttcgagacgagttttaggacttctaacaCACTTATACCTTTTATAATCTACACTATTACATGTGTGATGGGGATAGAACTAATTGATAGCTTAGCATTAGAGTTGGGACATTAAGAGCACTTAATGCATCAATGAATAGTAAATCTCCTAGAATGATGAGGCATGCGTGCAAGTCTATGCGTGTGTACATAGTATGTCTACAAGAGAACGAGCTATAATGATTATCAAGATCAAAAGCTGGATCTAAACTCTCATTCTTTAGTGTTTTGCTGATGAGGGCTTCTGCTTTGGTAagctattttggatttttattgaTGCAAGCCTAAGTGGAAAGACGCTAAAGGTGCGATAAAAtacaatcaaatatcattaagGTGCTAATAAAAAGGCAGCATCTTTTTGTTAAGAGTTTTATATCTGTCGTTACAGTCTGACAAATAAAACAATCCTAGCCTTTGACATTAACATTTTGTTCTTGCTTCCCTAATTTTAGATGTCGACACTATTAGAGATGAGTAATTGAGCCGATTCCATTCGGGAATCGAATCGAACTGGCCTTACCCCTAGGTCTCTAGATAAAAAATAGAGGAATTGGCCTTGATTGGTTTGTTTTATACCGTGCCGTGGATTCTAGATATGTTGAAGATGAGTCTCCAACATGCGAAGATTGAGAAGTCCCTTAGCGCCTTAACCACTATGCCAAACATTGTTCACTTGATTTGTTATCCGAAGACAATAGTTATATTACTTAAAATTGGGCTTGGTTGCAAGGTCAACCCTCGAACCAACCCGAAACCGATTGATCCCGGGCTAGATCCTAAGGGAACTAATTCGGTTTGCAACTCCAAAAATCGAGAACCATTCTAACATGATAAGTTACATGTTTTTAGTTGGAAAACTATTCGCTCTTGAACATTAAATGACTCGATGAGGcttgtaagttttttttagattagaaaagaaggtaaagaatgaaatttttattttttaaaattttaattttgatttttaaattttttctcttttatttttctttttccttattcttcGGCTGGCCATCGGCGACCGGAAAAAtaggggaaaagaaagaaaagagaaaaaatataaatgaaaattattaaaaggaatgcacaaaggaaaatcaaaatcaattttccatatcggataacgaaaaatatttttcagatcatttTCAgtcaaacattgaaaaatattatcatttacgtggaaaataaatttttagaaaataaattttttaaaacgtCTCATTTCTTGCGAAACAAATAAAGCCTTAATTTTTACGCGGATTATAGGAAAAACTTCGTGACGAAGATGACGCTGCGTGGTCTTTACCGGACACGGGCCAAGACATTAAGAGTATGTTACGCGACATTCTTTCATGGGCCAAGCAGTCGAGTATTGTTGGGCCTAAATATGGAGTCTGGGCTTTGAAAGCCCAACAATATGTTACTTGACATTCTTTCATGGGCCAAGCCGGTCGAGTATTGTTGGGCCTAAATATGGAGTCTGGGCTTTGAAAGCCCAACACTCTTTAATTAGTAGTCTCGTCTAATGCTGGGCTTTCAACGCTTATAGTACATGCTATAGTCGGGCTTGGAGTTTATAACGAGGGAAGCCTGCTGAGATGGAGAGCAAGGGTATCAAAGTTGAGCCAAGCCCATCCTAGTGGACCATTTTGGTCGTATTACTAGtagacctgaaaaaaaaaaaaaaaacttccatgtttagggtttaggtccACCCAATACCATCTCTCATGAGCTATATGTTGAGTTTTCGGGGCTCTTCGAGTACCCGACTCTCGTGAGGTACGGCGTCTAGGTTCTTCGGGAAAGAAGAGATCGAGGGTTCGAACGTCGGGTCTCGAGATGGGACGCAGAAACAAATGAATTCTAATAGAATCATGGAGCCGTTGCCTTGCTTGAGAAAAATGAAACGAGAAATACTAGCATGTCTCCTACTACACACAgttataaaattagaaaaaaaaaatagaaatgcaAATGTCCATAGCTGTAAATTAGAGTCGTCAAATAGATGGATCGGGTCGAAATTGGTCTGACTCATATTTGTTTGAAGTGATTAATCTGATTGCTATTTCATCACGACATCAGACAAGAAATTTGCAATCGTTCTCATTTTTCTTGCTAGACAAATCCTCATGGTCCAAAAAGCATttgacgaaaagaaaaaaaagcagccatgatgataatttattattttcttatgGTGAGGAGAATTCTGTCCGGCTATGGCCATACTTCGTGAGAGAAAATCCCTGGAGCTTTGCCTTCTGCTCACGAAGAAAATGTCCAATCAATCTAAAATTTATTACGGATGCGAATttagttttgaacttttcaattttgccaattcatttgTAAATCATTGCGCGAACttccaatatagtcattccggtCAATATTagtcggaaatcgctgacgtagcGGTATGCCACGTAGGGCGACCGGCAGTGACCAGATTGCCACCGTCGGCGAGGACCGGAAGGATTATATTAGTAGTTCGCGCAAAGATTTAGGAACTGGGGACATTATAAAATTTAGAACGGAATTGACATTCGTACGGTAGGTTTAGGATCCGTTGGTCTTGTTATCAGCAGCACCAGCACAAACATAAAAGTAAGGATATAATATTTCTCCAAGTATGCCTTACTTGACTGGCGGAACCGCGTTTCAtttgataaacaccttttatatgTGATCTGTCTATTAGACACAACACCCAATCATCGGCTCTATTTGATTCTGAAACTCGTTTGCTGGTTCCGTCAAGTTGCATTGATAGTTTCCCAGTAAAGGAACTATCAACAATCTGGACTGAAATTGTTCACCTTCTCCCATTCTCCCTTCTGGTCCTACTTTTATCTTTGCTGAAAGTAAAGGTCTGGCTTAGGGGGCTTTGCAAGAGCAAGACAGCGTCAAGAAGAGGTTGCTTCGGACTTTCTTTGGTTTGTCAAATATCCTAGGTTCAACGAGAGTGAAGCCAAGAAAGTTTTGCGCAATCTTGCTTTGCCTACATCACCCAGACACCTAGCTGGAATTCGTACTTGTCGTGCTCTACGGTTCTAGGTACTTGCCAATTCACAACTTTCGAGTGCTTCCGAGGAAGTCCATATGTTAGATGATACATATTGCGATCGGTTTCGTTGGACCGCCCGGGAACCGTATCTGACCGGTTGGTCCGGCCCGGTCCGGCCCTTGGTTCCGAGGTGGGAACTGCATCGCtcgagaaccgatcacccaTGTTATCTATAGCACTTGAAGCTTACGACAAAATCGTATTCTGGGCAATTAATCGATTGAGCCCAccaaaatagtgggagaaaaaggaaaggcaatGTCTTATGCAGAGTGGTGAACATTTGGAAAGGGACAAAGATTTTGTATCTGGTTGCCATGAATTAGGTTTAGCACTTTGGAGTGCACTTGATGAGCCATCGAGTGGGTTTTGATGTTAAAGCGGACCAAAGTGCTACCTCGAGTCAAAGGAAAGATCATGTCATGCCAACAAATCAGCAACTGCTGTCCCGAGTTGCTCCGACAAAATTGACTCCACAGAATATCCTCATTAGATGTGTGTATGTATAGACAACGTATATACATTATCATATGCGTATTTATGTATTTGCGTACGTATATGAATTTCAGgggcaaaaaaacaaaggagaaacTTTCTAAGATCCTCACTCCctatttttaccttcttttttgcgcttggtcaaaagaaaaatctatccGACGTACTGCCATAGTAAGAGATCGATAAAACGGTAAAACGGTAATAACCTCCCAGGtcgaagaaaaatggaaaagataaaattatgtATTCTCTTGGTAATCCGGAAACAAAGACAAATTCAAAggtaagttaaaaaaaaaagtccctaTTTTCTTGTTAAATAACAATTGTCATTGATGTTAGGATTAGGCCCATaaacacaacgaaatagagagtaaatgtgataaagaaaaatcgagatacAAAGTTTATcctgattcacccttaaattagggctacatcttgtagaggattccactataattaataTCTCCCACCACCCATGATATATAATCGTAACTATTTATGGGTCCAAGATCAAATTACCAATAAAATGTGGGTATGAACTATGAAAAATCCTTTGATATCCCGAAAGTGCTGCCTCTTGCAACCCCTTGCGGAGCGGCCCCTCTAGACTCCCTCCCGCTCATTGGGGAGCAAAACCCCGATGTCCTTCTATCGATAATAAATATGAACCACATCCCAAAAATCGAGACACTCAACCTCCGTCTTCGTCCACGGTAAGAGTTAGGGGTGAGGGGATGTAACGAGAATattaattttcagattttttccACGGGGCGACTGATCATAAAGTGCTTGTTTTTTATCGTggcgtcattttttttttggggggtcaaaaGTCGCGGCGTCATTTGAAATTTGCGTATTTTGACGCTCTCGATTAATCACAACTTAAAGCCGAATCTACTTTTTTGCTAATCAGTCTCCAAACTGCAATCGACATCAGGGAGAAAGAAACGAGTTGTGCAATGATTCTATACAAATCGTGTCAAGATACCGGGGGGGTCGGCAAGGCGAGGCTTATCGTAAAGCGTCTCtacttttcatgtttttcataatttcctttcttttcccacTTAAAAATAAACTCGTTGATTGACTATTGTCGAGCCTGTCTCTTCTAGTCATTATACCGGCTTAACTAAAGTCATTACTTAAACATGCAGAATTCTTTGTCGTGTTAGAAACGTCGCGTGATCATGATGTGCCATTCGTGTCCTGTGTCACATGATTCATAACACATTGAGGTTCCGTTtaacattttttgtatttgccCGCATTTGATTCGCAGAAAAGAAGTTAgtcagaaaaattattttccaacaaatgaaaatactcatttaaaagtgaggaaaatatttttcctctttttgagaagaggagaacattttcctcatctatgtttccttctcctctttcacaattcctttctttttaattattttttttactttatttacattttttactctctctttctttttatttttttcctttccatttttttttctattcccttcTACTTTGGCCAATCGCCGGTCACAACCATGGCCGGCAATCGGCCATAGGTGATCCGTCGCGACCTCGagtgaggccaagcctcgcaAGATTTGGCGAGACGAGGCCATGCGTCGCCAGTAACCAGCAGAaaatggaaatagaaaaaataaaaaaaaaacataaaaaaatataaatataaataaaatttttatttttaaaaatgaaaatataaaattaaattaaaagaaatattgAAATGAGTAcatggaagaaaatcaaatataattttccataccaaatagCGGAAAATATTTCTAGTGCATTATCACATAGTAGACAAATGTCggaaaatatcatcattttcataGATAATGgctttctggaaaatatttttcagagcCTTAAAATTCTCTAATACTACTATAATGGAAAGTGGGTCTAACACATAATCCTTAAAGAAAGATGGACGTCCTTATATACCCTAATTTTTCCGTATATAAGGATAGACTAATTGGGATAGAGAGACTCGATCTATCATTTGGCCCTTTTTTATACACACAAACATACAcgatcaaataaaataaaaatagtgatTCGTATTAGAGCTTATGCGAGCTATACTTATTCACATGTAAAGTTGTAACTTAGGAGTGGAATCGTTATGCGGCACATGATGGACCAGCTCCAATGTTAACTTGCTAGGTACGTTTTTTATGTCCGTCAATGATTGGTCGATACGTCGGCATCAAGCGAAGACATTAAACAGCATGGTAATCTTAGTAAATTGGTCTCTTGGCCGCTTGTTAACTAACATGGCAATAACGTATTGCCAATTACGTAGAGAGAGTCCCAATCGAGGACGTGCACGGGGGATGGACGAAAGCCCGTAAATTCATTGTGAGAGCGATTCCTCCATTTCGCAATCCGATGTCGCTATTTGATTCCACCATAACAAACTAATGTATAAATTTGATCATAATGCTAGACGTGGAGGttttttgttcttattcttGTTACTTCTTTAATGTTGTCTTTGTTTTGTGCGTCTCGCCCGTGAAAATTCCAACTTACGTAAGCAACTGTCGTTCTCAAGCATGAGGAAGTTGTGGCTTTCAAGAGTGGTggcatatatatgtatatagtCTTGAAATAATTGAACTTTGGCAAGTTGTGACCTCTCAAGCGTGCTTCGCGGGGGGGGAGTCCCATTCAATGATTAGGAGCTGTATATACATCTCTCGAATCCGACCAATTCATTGATCTGTCTTTTTTCCATGCAAATGAAAGAGTAGAGTTCTTGTCAACTTGAGTTATTATTATTGTGTGTATAGATGGACTGTAATTGTCAATCTATTCTCAAGTTGGAACCTAGTGTAGAAAATCGTTTATTAAAAGGTTTGTAAGAACTGAGACACTCTAAAGTTAAAGATATGAATTTCCATTGATATTTTCACTCTACACCTGACACCCATTGTTTTGAAAGAACACCACATGCACAAACCGACTAGAAATTGTTGTTATTGCTTAATCACTAAAGTGGCATCGACGATCGTAGTCATAGCTCTACAGTtggcacctctctctctctctctctctctctctctctctctctctctctctctctctctctctctctgagaaatTGGTTAAATCAAATTTCTATCCGTCATCGTCGCCACCAAGCTAGCAAAGTTGCAACAGTCGTCACGACCTTCATTTGCAACCTTTTATTGCAGCAATTTGTGTGTGTGTCGCGTGTGTGCTTGGGAGGTGGAAAACCTCTCAAGATAAGGAATCTTGAAGATTTAAATTGAGAATTTGGACAAGTGGTCTCCAAGCCTCGATTCGAACGGTTTGCGAGGTAGTTGGTACGATCCGAACATACGATCTCCAATGCTTGAACCGAAAATCTCCCGACGTCCAACCAGGTGCCTCGATCCTGGGGTTCTAGTTAAGCATATTTACCGCGTTATCATCGAAAGATATACGCAACATATAAAACGGCGCAAAGGATGGCCCTTTGAGAATCGCGAAAACTTGCTATTCTTTGACGGGATTTGAGAAGGCGACGGTGTAACAATATatcggtacaatctcaaccacaAATGTTATgaatggaaaaaatatatatcttgCAATCATGACGGGACTCATCACCGATATTATACATAGCATTCCACCGTCATATTGTTATACTATCATGCTAGTAGAACCCTTCTTTCATCAAGGTGGATGGTTGAAAACTATATATTAAAGACTTTTATGAAGGATCATAGTTTCCCCCCAGTTGTGCAGTAATGAAACGGTTCATATCTTCCAAATTGCTAATCAAATACTTCACGCGCAAATTTCACTGACCATCATATAAAGAAGGCCATCACCCTCAACCATAAACAAGGGGAGGGAATCTTGAATCCCCTCCCTAGGAACAAGACAAAAGAtgataaagtttttttttttttttctttgggataCTCGTACTGTTAAAGCGaagaatattcaattttttccaACAACCGTACGGTTACGAATCTCTCCACACACatcccaattttattttatttttatgtaaaCATAGAAAGGAAAAGTTAGGTGatatagctctctctctctctctctctctcctcccactTCTAGAAAAACATTAACGGATTGACACTCTTCGAATGACATCTTACCAATTCGTGCTTGGACCATGTCAAGTGGGTATCATGTTAAATGTCTGTGGGGGATATCCGAGACCCAGCTTCTGCTTCAAAGTCAATATAGTGCCATGATTGGGCTTTGTCAAGCTTTTCCATGGGTTACCGATTCTTCTCCTGAGGGGAAAAAGCCACAACCACggacaaaatagagagaaataATGAAGCTTATGATAATAGTAATAGCAATTAGTATTAGGCAGAGGAACGTGGCGGTACTCATCTCAAGCTCTTGTACACCAACTTATCGAGAACcttgtaggttttttttttttttcgcttttgcTAAGTGGACTCTATAAGTGAGGAAAGTAATTCGAATTTTCGTGACATGACGTGTATTCCGGTGCATGTCTATCTCCGATTAATCGTATTATCCCCCTTTTTTTCGCAGTAATAGTATTGGACAGAAATATActttttgctttctttgcaAGGgttttattgaaaagaaaaaaacttatttGGTCGCTAAATGGTTGATTTACGGACTCTAGTGAGCCTTAGGCAATAATTTCTCATTATGGCTCGTGGAAAGATAATGTTAGCTTGAAAAGAAGACCCATGTGCAAAATCGTTATCGGTTGGTGAGTGGAAGATATTTGGTCACTGGGGGGAAAGATATGGGCTTGACAAAGCCCCACCATCTCCATTTTACACATAAATACAAAGATATGAAAGCCTGTACATATGTATAATTATGTATATGTGTATATTGCaaagtatattttttttattcacttCATGCATGTACGTAACCTGTATATTTCATAAACCTAGGTCGCCTCTTCTCTTCGTGGTTACAACATATCGAAGCCCTAGGTTTTAGGAAGCGGCTAAGTTTTAATATGATATATATCTCAAAGCACTCCCGTTATACCGACAAATGGTGTAACGGGTCCGATGACGGCAGCGGTGGCGGCTTCGTGAAGCTCCACAAGTCGTTGCCATCGCATCCGTACATCTCCAAGCTTTGCTGACTCGAAGGTTTGTTGTTCAATTTGATGTGTGAAAGCTGCACCTCATCATCCATGCTCAGGCCGCCGGCGTCAGAACCGGGGTCATCGCTGAAGCAGCTTGAGAGTTGCTTCGGCGTCTCGGCGACTTGGCCATTGAGCTGAGACGCCACCAGCCGGTCCACGGCGACCCAATCCGGGGTGGGAGACCTGCCGATCCCGTGGTGCCCCGAGGTCTCGGCGAGCATCTCCTCGATGGTGTGGTAAGACAGCTTGAAAGTGCAGTCTTGCTGGTCGAACGGCGAGCTCGCCACAGGGAGTAAAGGGAGGCTTGGGCTCTCAAGCCTCGGGAGATGCATGAACTTCCCATGGAGGAGATCGGTGTTCGAAACGGAGTACTTGGTGTTGTTGTGGTGGTTGTGATTGTTGTGCGAGAGATTGAGTCTCGTGGGAGTCTCGCTTTCGACCTTGCACGTTCTTCCCATGTAGGAGAGTATCTGGTCCAAAACGCCGTCATTGGCAGTGGCGGCGAGCATCTGTTGCATGGTCCTCGAGTCCATGGAGGTCGAAGACGACGGGCTCTTGGGGCTGTCTAGGGTTTTCTGAtagttcttcttcttgaacacTCGGCACACCACCCACCCTTCTTCTGGGGATGGATCTCCAGCTGGACTCAgagcctgttttttttttttttttcagaaatgccAGGGATTACAACGTTTGGCCAAATGATTTTGACTTTTCACGTGTGTGCGTTTGACTCCATTAGAGTAGAGACCGACTGATTTATACGAGGATATTTTATTCTATCCACATGATCTGAtgcttttttgtcaaaaagttGATGTAGAAAAAGTCATGTATTGATTtggtggacaaaaaaaaaaacagggtaATTGATCATGCCAAGTATACGCGTAACACCGTCTATGCCAGAATAATTTTAAGGTTCTGGGTTGGATTTCTTCAACATAAATGGGGTCATGCTCTCTCCAGGATCAACTTTCCAAAAGAGTTTTACAAACAGTTCATACAAATAATGATTCAGATGATGCATTGGCATTTCTAAACATCTTTCTGGTATCTTCTAATTGTATATAAATCTTGCGAGTTTTATGTTAAGCTTTAAGTTATATTTTCAGAGCACTGATAACTCTATAAGAAGTGAATCTTTCTACTGGTCAATTATTTTCTTTGGCCGGATTCGACTAATCAGTGTCACGGAGACCACTAAAGAGCGTAGCTCTGGAGATCAATTTTTTCAGAGATGGATTCATTTACTTGGTACCGATTAATGCTAATATCTCACTTCAGGTGCGGGACTTGAAAAGGGACTTACGCTCGGGTCTTGCGTGCTCTCATCCAGCCGATACTCGTGCATGATCCAATCCGACTTCTGCCCGTGCGGAGCTCGTCCCTTGTAGAACACCAAGGTCTTCCTCAACCCTATCCGCTTGAACCCGCTGTAGATGATTTTGTCGCGCCCGGTGGCCTTCCAGAACCCGGCAGCTGTCGCTCGGTTCGTCCTCGTGCCGGTAGGGTACTTCTTGTCCTTGTGGCTGAAGAAGTACCAGTCGTTCTGCGGGGTCGATCCGATCCTGCACTTCTCTGCAGAACCAAGAACAAAATCAGTCAATTGTGGTGGTataaggagggagggagggagagagatgaagcATGTATGTACCTTGGATGTCCCATGGTTCAAGCTTGTTGAGATCGACCTCACGGATCACGTCCAAGTCGATCTTCTCATAGGCAACTTTCTTTCTCAAGTAATAATGCAGGAGCTCCTCTTCAGTGGGGTGGAATCTGAACCCCGGTGGCACCTGAGACTGGCCATTGATGGACAGGTTCATCTTCTCCAACACCAAAAGGACCGAATCGACAAGCTATGTGCTCACTGTGTGGAGTGAAAGTGGGATGTGTGCGTGGAGATTTCTGTTCTAGATGAGCAACTCCATGAGAAAAGACCTAAGGAAgagaaaagcagaaaaaaataGTCCTTTGAGATGGAAGAGAGATGAACCGGGAGAAGGAGGGAGGAGGTGGAGGGCTCAAGCTGTGCGTAAAGGGTAATGCAGCCATGATAATTTATAATGGTGGTAGGGCACAGGAGGGTCCAAAGTTGCATGAAAAGTTAGAATATGATTGGCCACTACTGTGTACTTAAGGTGGGTCTAAGCTTCCGGAAGAGCCAACCACCTAgccatagagagagaga
This sequence is a window from Rhodamnia argentea isolate NSW1041297 chromosome 3, ASM2092103v1, whole genome shotgun sequence. Protein-coding genes within it:
- the LOC115747959 gene encoding NAC domain-containing protein 12-like — translated: MNLSINGQSQVPPGFRFHPTEEELLHYYLRKKVAYEKIDLDVIREVDLNKLEPWDIQEKCRIGSTPQNDWYFFSHKDKKYPTGTRTNRATAAGFWKATGRDKIIYSGFKRIGLRKTLVFYKGRAPHGQKSDWIMHEYRLDESTQDPSALSPAGDPSPEEGWVVCRVFKKKNYQKTLDSPKSPSSSTSMDSRTMQQMLAATANDGVLDQILSYMGRTCKVESETPTRLNLSHNNHNHHNNTKYSVSNTDLLHGKFMHLPRLESPSLPLLPVASSPFDQQDCTFKLSYHTIEEMLAETSGHHGIGRSPTPDWVAVDRLVASQLNGQVAETPKQLSSCFSDDPGSDAGGLSMDDEVQLSHIKLNNKPSSQQSLEMYGCDGNDLWSFTKPPPLPSSDPLHHLSV